The Amycolatopsis jiangsuensis nucleotide sequence GGACGCGCCGGAACCACCCGGCGTCCTACATTCGGGAGGCGTCGTTCCACGTTCTGTCGAAGAAGGAGTCCCGCATGACCGATCGCGGCCGGGTGGGCGGCGACGCACTGCAGACGCTCGTGGACGATCTCGCCGACGAGCTGCGGCGCTCGGTGGCGATCAACGATCCGCTCGTGCGCGTGCTCTGCACCAGCCGGCATTTCGGCGACGAGGACGACGTACGGATCCGCGCGGTGCTGCAGCACGACGCCGGCCCGGACGTCAGCGGCTTCATCCTCGGCCAGGGCGTGGCGCAGTGGCCACGGCCGGGGACGCTGACGGGCGATACCGGACTGGGCATGAGCCCGCGGTTCTGCGTACCGCTGCGTGAACGGGGCGAACTGCTCGGGCTGCTCATGGTCATCGACGCGGACCGTTCGCTGGCCGCACCGGAGATCGCGCGGATCGAGCAGGTGTCGAAGACCGCCACGGCCCTGCTGCACGGATCGCGGATCGCTGCCGACGACCTCCGGGCCGGCCGCGAACGCACGCTCCTGCGGCTGCTCGGCCCCGAACCGGACGCCCGGCGGGACGCGCTGGCCGCGGGTATCGCCGGAGGCTGGCTGACCGACGCGGCGCAGGTGGCGGTGACCGTGGTGGAGGCCAGACCACGAGCCAGCACGCCCGAGGAGACCGAAGCGGCGCTGCGCAGCGTGCTGGAATCGGCGGCGAGGCGGCGGCCGAGGCGCCTGCTCCCGCTCGTCGACCGCACGCGTGGCGTGCTGGTGCACGCGGAGGCCCGCTTCGACCCGGCCGAGGTCGCGCGAGAAGCACAGCGGATGACCACCGGTCTCGGACAGCTCCTCGGCGAACCGGACGCCGTCGTCGCCGGGCTCGGCGAGCCGGTCGCCGGGCTCGCCGAAGCCTGGCAGTCCTGTTCGCAGGCCGTCGCGGCGGCGAAAGGCGCGCGCCTGCTGCCCTCCCTCGGCCCCATCGCGAAGTGGGCCGAACTCGGTGCGTACGCGATCCTGCTGCGGATCCCGGAGTCAGCCCTGCTGCCCACGCTCGTACCGGAACCGGTGAGCCGGTTGCTGGGCGATTCCCGTGGCGCCCGCCTTGCCGGGACGCTGCGCACCTTCCTCGACCTCGGCGGTTCGATCCCCCGCACGGCCGAGGCCCTGCACCTGCACCGCACCTCGCTGTACTACCGGCTCGACCGGATCCGCGAGATCACCGGCCTCGACCTCGACGACGGACGCAACCGGCTGCTGCTGCACACCGGACTGCTCGTCGCGGACCTGATCACCCCCGGCTGAGCAGGCCGGCCCCGGGTCAGGACGCCGCGGGCACCTGGTCCTCGCCGAGCCCGTCGGCGAAGTCGTGGTCACGGGTTTCCGGCAGTCCGAGAATGCACAGCAGGCTGACCACGCCGAGCACGATCAGCAGCAGCGACACCGGCACCGACGATCCCGTGGAGGCGTGCAGGTCGGTGGAGATCAGCGGCACCACCCCGCCGCCGACGATGCCCGAAACGCTGTAGGCGATCGACGCCCCGGAGTAGCGGTAGCGCACCCGGAACAGCTCCGGCAGGAAGGCCCCCATGGGCCCGTACAGCATCGCGAAGCACAGCAGTCCGCCGATGAACCCGACGGTCAGCAGCAGCGGATTCTTCGTCTGCATCAACGCGAACAGCGGGAAGGCCCACACCACCACCGACACCGCGGCAGCCGCGCTGAGCCGGCGCCGCCCCCACTTGTCCGACTTCATCGCGAACACCAGCGTGGCCACGCCCATCACCGCGGCGGCGACGAGCAGGCTCACCAGCACCGTGGTGCGCGGAATGCCGAGCGAGGAGGTCGCCAGCGACAGGCAGAACGTGGTGACGGTGTAGAACAACGCGTGCGCGAGCACGAAAGACAGCGTCGAGAGCAGCAGCACCCGCGGCTGCTTGCGGACGAGTTCGAACAGCGGGACCCGGGCCTGTTCGGCCTTGTCCAGCGCGGCCTGGAACACCGGCGTCTCGGCGATCCGGATCCGGATGTAGAAGCCGACCACGAGCAGCACCGCGGAGAACAGGAACGGCAGCCGCCAGCCCCATGCCTGGAATTCCGCGGCGGGCAGCACCGCGCCGAGCACCAGGAACAGCGTGTTGCCCAGCACGAACCCGATCGCGGGGCCCAGCTGCGGGAACGCCGAGTACAGCCCACGCTGCCCCGGCGGCGCGTACTCGGTGGACATCAGCACCGCGCCACCCCATTCGCCGCCGAGCCCGACGCCCTGCACGAAGCGCAGCACGGTCAGCAGCACCGGCGACCAGATGCCGATCGCGGCGTAGTCCGGCACCGCACCGACCGCGACCGTGGACAGCCCCATCACCAGCAGGGAAACGATCAGCATCGACTTGCGGCCGAGCCGGTCGCCCCAGTGCCCGAACAGCACCGCGCCGACCGGACGCGCGATGAAGCCGACCGCGAACGTGCCGAGCGAGGCGAGCACCCCGGCGGTCGAGGAGAAGGTGGGGAAGAAGACCTTCCCGAACACCAGCGCCGCCGCGGTCCCGTAGATGTAGAAGTCGTAGAACTCGATCGCGGTGCCGATGAAGCTCGCGACGGCGATCCGCGATCGCGGCACCTCGGCCCGGACGGGGGTGGTCATGCCGGCTCCCGGTCTGTTCGTGTCCGTCCCGCCACGGCGGCGGGCGCCCGCGGCGGGAGCGGGGCTCCGGTGCCGCAGCGCGAAGTATCGGCCGCCCCGTGAGACGGCCGCGACCGCAGCCCGTGGGGACCCGGTCGAGCGCCCTTCCACGGTTTGTCGGAACTCCGCCCGCGCGGGTCACGCCTCGGGCAGCTGCTCCATCTTGCGCTGCAGCTTGTTCATGCCACCGAGCCAGCGGTCGGGTTCGGTGGCACGCGCAGCGTAGTAGCCCGCCACCTCCGGATGCGGCAGGACCAGGAACCGGCCCTCGTCGATCGCGGTGAACAGCGCGTCGGCCACCTGCTCCGGTTCGATCGCCGAGGCCGCCATCAGCAGCTTGCCGCGTTCGCCGGTGCTCTCCAGCATCGCGGTCCGCACCCCCTGCGGGCAGATCGCCTGCACCGTGATGCCGCGGTGCCGGTAGGTCGCGGCCAGCCATTCGGCGAACGCCACCGCGCCGTGCTTGGTCACCGAATACGGCGCCGAGCCCAGGCTGGTGAGCAGGCCCGCGGCGGACGCGGTGACCACGAAGTGCCCCTCGCCGCGTTCGAGCCACGCCGGCAGCAGCGCCCGGGCCGCGCGGACGTGCCCCATCACGTTGACGTCCCAGGCATTCGCCCAGTCGTCCTCTGTGGACTGTTCGCCGCCGAACGGGGCGATGCCCGCGTTGGCACAGAACACGTCGATCTCGCCGAGGGTTTCGCGCGCGGCGGTCAGCAGTGCCGCCACGCCCGCCTCGCTCACCACGTCCCCGGCGAACGCCGTCCCGCCGATCTCGGCGGCCACCTCGGCGGCCCGGTCTTCGTCGAGGTCGGCGACCACGACCCGGGCGCCGTCGGCGGCGAACCGGCGGGCGATCGCGGCGCCGATGCCCCCACCGCCGCCGGTGATCACGACCCCGGCGCTCACAGGCCACCGCCGAGGGTGATGCCGCCGTCGAGGACGATGGTCTGCCCGGTGATCCAGCCGGACTCCCCGGACAGCAGGAAGGCGACCGCACCCGCGATGTCCTCGGGCACGCCGAGGCGCTTCATCGGGTACGCCGCCGAGACCTCCTCCTCGCGTCCCTCGTAGAGCGCGGTCGCGAACTGCGTCTTGACCACCGCCGGGGCCACCGCGTTGACCCGGATCTTCGGTCCGAGCTCGCCGGCGAGCTCCTGGGTGAGCCGGATCAGCGCGGCCTTGCTGACGCCGTACATGCCGATGCCGGGCGAGGTCCGCAGCCCGGCGATCGACGCGACGTTGACCACCGTCCCCCCGTGCTCGCCCATCCAGGCGTCGCGGGCATGGCGGACCCAGGCCAGCGGAGCCAGCACGTTCACCGCCATGATCTTCGCCGCGGCACCGGTGTCGACGTCGACGGTGGGCCCGTAGACCGGGTTGATGCCGGTGTTGTTGACGAGCATGTCGAGCCGCCCGAACCGGTCGATCGTCCTCGCGATCGCGTCGGCCCGGTGCTCGTCGTCGTCGGCCTTGCCGGGCACACCGAGCGCGTGCTCGTCCCCGCCCAGCCCGGCGACGGCCTCGGCCAGCGGCTCCGGTTTGCGGGCGGTGACGCACACCCGGGCCCCGCGCGCGACCAGCTCGGTGGCGATGGCGAGCCCGATCCCCCGGCTGGCCCCGGTCACCAGGGCAACGCGGTCCTCGAACGAGTTCACGACACAGGCCTCCTGTTCTGCCGCGCGGACGGGCGGCTAAGCGGGTGCTTAGCCCAGGTTAGCCGTGCGGTCCCGCCACTCAAGCCCCGGCCGTGCGACAGCGCCCGATGAAAGACGGAGAGCGATGGTTCGGCCACGTTTCGTGGTCACGCTGGCGCCGATCATCAGTCTCAGGGCGCCGGGAATCGGTTCAGGACCAGCCCTCCTGGTGTTCGGCCGCGGACAGGTCCGTTTCGGCTGCGGCGCGGTGCGCCAGTGCCGCGACGGCCTCCTCCAGACCGCGCTGGACCTCCTCGCCGCCGGCGCGTTCGGTGTGCAGCCGGATGGTGACCTCGCTGTCGTTCTCGCCGTGGTCGCGCACGCTCAGGTCGCCGTGGTAGTCGTCCTCGCCGGGCGCGCCCCAGCTCAGGGTCCGGGCCCCGCGGTCCACGTGCAGCCACGCCTCGCCGGCGACATGCCTGCCGTCGACGTCGGCTTCGACGTGCACCCGGTCGCCCTCGACGGGGCGCGCCTCGGTCAACGCGGGCAGGAACGCCGGCAGGTTGCCCGGTTTCGCGAGATAGCCGAAAAGCTGGTCCGCCGGCACATCGACCTGTGCGGTGTAGTCGTAGGACGGCATTGACGCACCTCTCTTCCGTCGCCTGGGGAAACTGCGGCGGGGTACCCGCCCGCGCCGGCGCCACACCTGCTCATCCATGGCCCGCGCGATCGGAGCGGGGCCAGACGTAGGGCAGCTCCGGTGACACGTCCGGGAACCAGTGCCGGTAGTGCGCGGCGTCCTTGCGGACGAGGGCGGCCTGGTGGCTGCGATGCACGTCCGCGTCGCCCAGCCAGGGCGGGAGTTCCCCGGCCGCTTCGAGTTCGGCCTGGCTGCGGGCTTCGGGAATGCCGGTGTCCGCCAGCTCGGTGACGATCTTGCCGGCGCAGCTGTCCGCGCCGCCTCGCGCGGACCAGGCGCGGCAGATGTCGAGCCCGTACCGGGCGAGCGCCTCCGGGTATCCACGCCACATCGCGACGGCCGGATGGTTCTGCCAGCCGTAGCCGGGCCGGGTCAGCGCCCGCACCACCTGCAGGGCCTCCACCCGTTGCTTGCCCAGCCGGCGGCGGTCGAGCACCTCGGCGCTGGCCGCGAAATCGGGGTAGGGCAAGAACGTTTGCATCGGTGCACGCCTCCGGAGCCGCAGATCGCGGGCAAGCTGCTTTCAGGGTGCGCCGCCCGCGCCGGTGGTGCAACGCCGGCCGTGACGACCTGCCCGCGGCGGCGGCGGGTTTAGCGGACGGTCACCGGGGTAGCGCCTCGGGTGCCGCGCTGCGGCGAATCCCGTTCCCCGCGCCGAGATCCGGCAGTGGCACGCTCGCAGGAAAGGACCCCGTGATGCCCGGTTCCGCTCAGCCCGACCCGGCGACCGTGGCCGCGGCCGGCAAGGTGACCGAAGCCCTGGAAACCGTCGAACGCGCCCGCGGTCACCTCTATGCTTTCCACCAGCTGACCGGATACGCCGACCTCACCCTCGACGACGCGGTCGAGCTGCTGCGCAAGGCCGGGCACGACGAGTGGGCCGACCGGGTCGCCACCGAGCTGATCGGGATCAACGTGGTGCAGGACCGCTGGACCTACCAGGTCGTCGAGGAGTACGACGACGGCTACTACCGGACCTTCACCACGGTCGAGAACGAGGTACGGGCAGCACTCACCGGCGGCCGCCGGCACCTGGTCGAAGAGAACGAAAAACGCCGCCGCCGCACCCCAGGCCGTCCCGGTCACGAACAGGGAGCGCCGACCACCGCACCGTCCGGGGAAGCGGATTCACGGTACATGCCCGAGGCGCAGTAGCGACCCGAACGGGGGACGAGCGGACTGTCCATTCCGGACTCTCGTAGCGTCGTTCGCGCGGACCGGCGTGCCAAGCTGACCTTCCGATTCCGGAAAGCACCATGGCGCGCATCGATCCGGCTACGCTCGAGTCCATGGCTCGCTATGTGATCGACGCCCCGACCTTGCTCCACCTCGTGGATACCGGGGTTCTTGTCGATCCGAGGCACAGGCTGGTCGCACCGAACTCGATCCGCTCGGAGGCGCTGGATCTCCTGCTGCACGAGGTCAGTGCAGGCAAACGCACCGAAGCAGCAGCCATGGAAGCACACGAGCGGATGACCGAGACGAAGATGCGGCTTCTCGGTGACCGGGTGTCGCGTCGCACCGCGTGGCGGATCGCCCGCCAGCACGGCTGGGACACGCTCAGAGATGCCGAGTACATCGCTGTCGCCCAGTTGCAGGCAGATGCTCTGGTCACAGTGGACGCACGTCTCGCGGCCATGGCTCGCGGCACCGTGACGGTCGCTGCTGTCGACGACCTGCTCGCTTCTGAATAACCGCCGCCCACGAAAGCCTCCTCATCGCCGCGCACACCGGAGTCACCCCGTGGATCGGCACCGGCGGGCTGGTGTGACCGGGGCTCGGGCGGGTACCCGCCTGGTTTCGAGGCGGAAGAGGAAGGTATGGGCAAGATTCTCTACAAGCCGCTGAGCTTCGTGGTCAGCGCGCTGGGTGGCATTCTCGCCGGGCAGGTGTTCAAGCAGGTCTGGAAACGCACGTCCGGCGAGGAAGACGCGCCGAACGCGACCGACCGGGACTACTCGTGGACGCAGGTCGTCATCGCCGCGGCCGTGCAGGGCGCCATTTTCGGCGCGGTGAAGGCGGCGACCGACCGGGCCGGAGCCGTCGGCTACCGCAGGGCGACCGGGAACTGGCCGGACGACTGAGACCCGGCCGGGTGCCGGGGCGGGCGGCCACCCCGTGACCCCCGCCGCTCCGGTATGAACAGGACATGGTCACGCTCGATCGGCTCGTCAACGTCCTCAGTGGATACGGGGTGCGGCTGTGCTGCTGCCCGGTCACGCGCGAGGTCGCGTTGCGCGATGTGGTGATGAATGATCCCGGCGCCCCGCAAGGGCTTCGCGGCGACGTCTATCTCGCGGTGGGCGTCGGTTCGGTGCTCGAGGCGGTGGATCAGGCGGTCGCCGCGCGGGCGTCCGTCGTGCTGGCGCGGGGCTCCGTGCCGCCGGGGCCGGAAGCGGTCGCGCGGGCGGAGGAGGGTCGCGTCGCGGTGCTGCTCGTCGATCCGGAAGTGTCGTGGGGGCAGCTCGCCGGCGTGGTCTACGGCATCGTGCTCGAAGGGCGCGAGACGGAGTCCGGGCGTGGGCCGACCGACCTGTTCGCCCTGGCCGACAGCCTCGCCGACGCGCTCGGCAGCGCAGTGACGATCGAGGACCGGCTGTCGCGCGTGCTGGCGTATTCCAGCAAGCAGCAGGGCGCCGACCGGGTGAGGCTCGAAACGATTCTGGGCAGGCGCGTACCGGACGCGGTTCGCGAGCTGTTCGAGCGCCGCGGCGTGTTCACGCATCTGGCCGCGTCGGACGAGCCGCTGTTCGTCGAGGCCGCATCCGACCACGGGCTCAGTGGCCGCATGGTGGTCGCGGTGCGCGCCGGACGGGAGACACTCGGGTCGATCTGGGTGGAATGCGAACAGCCGCTGCCCGAGGTCCTGCGCACGGTGCTGCGGGACAGTTCGCGCACGGTCGGCCTGCACCTGCTGCGTTCGCGGGCGAGTGCCGACCTCGAACGGCAGGTCGAGTCCGACCTGGTGATCCGGCTGCTGGAGGGCACCCCGGACGCGGCGGCCGTGCTCAGCAGGCTCGGCCTGCCGCCGGGCCGGTTCCGGGTGATCGCACTCCAGGCGCACATCGCCGCGGAACGGCACGCGGCGCTGCTGCTCGCGTTCGAGCGCGCCACCACCGGGTTCGGCTGGTCCCGGCCCGGCCGCAGCACGCTGTTCAGCAACACCGTCTACACCATCCTGCCCGGTGACGACGTCACGGCGGCCCGCGCGTGGATCGACGGCATCCGGGACGCGCTGCCCGGCAAGGTGACGGTCGCGGCGGGCATCGGGGCGCCCTCGTCCACCCCGGAACTGCCCGCGAGCAGGCGTGAATCCGACGAATGCCTGGCGCTGCACGACGCGCGTCCGGAAACCGGCGACGCCACCGTCGTCTACGACGAGTCCTGGGACGACATCCTGGTCCTCCGGCTGCGCGCGGCAGCGGCGGCGGGCCGGTTCCCCGCGCGCGGGCCGATCGCCGACCTGGCCCGGCACGACGCGGCCAACTCCACCAGCTACGTCGCGACCCTGCGCGCGTGGCTCGAGACCCAGGGCGAGCTCACCCAGGCCGCGGAACGGCTCGGCGTGCACCCCAACACCATCCGCTACCGGCTCCGGAAGATGGCCGAGGTCACGCCGCTGCGGCTCGATCTGCCCGAGAAACGGCTGGCGATGATCATCGAACTCGCCGTCGCCGGTCCCCGCGATTGACCGGTTCGGACAACCTGACCCGCATCGGTTGGCCGAACCGGACAACGACCGCCCGCCGGATCCGGGTCATCCTGGCCGCGTCAGCACCACGCACGGCGAGGAAGAGGAAGGCAGATGGGCGAGGACCGGATGGACGGCGGACCGCGTTCGGCGATCGTGGTCGGCGCCGGCATCGTCGGGCTGTCGACGGCCTGGTTCCTGCAGGAACGAGGCGTACGGGTGACCGTGGTCGACCGCGAAGGCATCGCGGCGGGCTCGTCGTGGGGCAATGCCGGCTGGCTTTCGCCCGGTCTCGCGATTCCGCTCAACGAGCCGGCGGTCCTGCGCTACGGCCTGCGGACGCTGCTCGACCGCGACGCGCCCCTGCACGTCCCCGCGACCCCCGATCCCCGGCTGTGGTCGTTCCTGTCGCGGTTCGCCGCCCACTGCACCACCCGCTCGTGGACCCGGGCGGTGCGGGCGAACCTGCCGTTGAACCAGGAATGCCTGGAAGCCTTCGAAGTCCTCACCGCCAACGGGGTCGACGCGCCGACCATCGACGCACCCATCACCGCGATGTTCGAGAACTCCGCGCAGGCGGGTGCGCTCGTGGCCGAACTGCGCCGGCTGGCCGACGCGGGCCAGGAGGTCTCCTGGACTCCGCTGACCGGCGCCGACCTGCGTGCGCAGGTCCCGCAGGCCACCGACCGGATCACCGCGGGCATCCGGCTCGACGGGCAGCGGTATGTCGACCCCGGCCGGTTCGTCGAGTCGCTGGCCCGCGCGGTGGTCAGCCGGGGCGGCACGATCCGGCACCGCTTCGAGGTCGCCGCGATACGCCGGCACCAGCACGCCTACACCGTGCAGTCGGCGAGCGGCCGGACGCTCAGCGCCAACGCCGTCGTGCTCGCGACCGGTGCGTGGCTGGGCGAACTGGCCCGCAAGTGGGGAGTACGGGTGCCGGTGCGCGCCGGACGCGGATACTCCTTCACCGTGCCGACCGAGCATCCGGTGCGCGGCCCGGTGTACCTGCCGGGCATCCGGGTGGCCTGCACGCCGTACCAGGGCAACCTGCGGGTGGCCGGGACGATGGAGTTCCGCAGGCCCGGCGACCCGCTGTACCAGGAGCGGGTGGACGCGATCATCGCCTCGGCGCGGCCGCTGCTCAGCGGCGTGCACTGGGAGCGGCGCACCGGCACCTGGGTGGGCTCCCGCCCGGTCAGCGCCGACGGACGGCCGGTGATCGGCGAGACGGCCGCACCCGGGATGTACGTCGCGGGCGGGCACGGCATGTGGGGTTTCACGCACGGCGCGGTCACCGGACGCCTGCTCGCCGAGCAGATCACCACCGGCAAGCAACCGGAGTCCCTGCGGCCGTTCGACCCGGCGCGGTGACGCGGCCGTGTCCGCCGAACCCGCCGGTCCGCGACCGCTGAGCGGCAACGAACACGCCGAGCTGGCCTGGCTCCGCGCGGAGAACGCCCTGCTGCGCGTCGAACGGGAAATCCTCGTGAAGGCCGCGAGCGGTTTCGCCGCCGACGCGGGCGTCCTCGCGCACCTTCCCGAGTCCCGCTGACGTCCGCGGGGCTTCCCGAGTCCGTGGGGGCCGGCTCCTCCCCTGCCGCCCCGGCCCCCACGGACGACCACCCCTCACCCGAAAGGCCCACCCGTCATGACGACGACTCCTTCGCGTCCCTGGTTGACGCCCGACGCGCACGCCCGCCTCGCCGCGGAACTGGCCGCCCTGCAGCAGACGCCGGGTCCCGACGGCGACTCCGGCGAACCGGACCGCCTCGTGCACGACCAGCACCGGCGAGCACGCATCCGCGAGCTGCAGAGCCTGCTGCGCGACGCCGTCGTCGGCCAGGCCCCGCCCGACGACGGCGTCGCCGAACCCGGCATGGTCCTCACGGTCCGCTACGACGACGGCGCGACCGAGACCTTCCTGCTCGGCACCCGCGACGACAACAGCCCGGACGGCCTCGACGTCTACTCGCCGGACTCCCCGCTCGGGCACGCCCTGTCCGGCGCGAAACCGGGAGAGCACCGCGAGTACCAGGTCCCCAGCGGCGCCCTCGTGCGGGTGACCCTGACCGGCGCGCATCCCTACGGGTACCACCGGCGCAGTTGACGGATCGGCCTGGCGTTGCCCAGTCCCGAGGACGGTAGCCGCGAACGGCTGTGACAAATCCCGGCGTCGCGGACAAACCGCAGACCGGATACCCGTTCCTGGCCGGGACAACCGCCTGGGCGGCCCAGCGAGCGGAACGCCGGCAGGCGGCCTAGCGTCGGGGGTCATGACCGACATCACCAGCCTGATCCTCGACGACCACGACCGGTTCCGCCGGGCGTTCGCCGAGCTGGACGACCTCGCCTCGCCGGACGAGCTGGCGCAGGCGTGGGAGCCGCTCGCGGCGTTGCTGGATCTGCACGCGGCGGCCGAAGAGGCGGTCTTCTACCCCGAACTGATCCAGCGTGGCACCGACGCCGAGGACGAGACCCTCGACGCGGTCGGCGACCACAACGACATCCGCGACGCGGTCGCCGAGGCGCGGCGGCATCCGGCGGGAAGTCCGCCGTGGCACGCCGCGGTGCGCCAGGCGCGTACCGCCAACAGCGAGCACATGGCCGAGGAGGAGGACGACGCGCTCGCCGACTTCCGCAGGCACGCCGACCCGGGGCTGCGTGAGGAACTCGGCCGCAAGTTCCTCGCGTTCAAGGCCGAGCACGAGGACGGGCGGGGCATCGACACCGGCGACGTCGATCCGGAACGCTACGTCGCCGAACACGAGCAGCAGACCGGCAAGGACACCCCGGAAGACGTCTCGCTGGGCATCGGCGGGCTGAAGGAGCAGTGAACACGATGAACCACCTCATGCGTGAACTGGCGCCCATCCCGGCCGAGGGCTGGCGCCAGATCGACGACGAAGCGCGGGAACGGCTGGCCACCCACCTCGCGGCGCGCAAGATGGTCGACGTCGAAGGACCGCACGGCTGGACGTATTCGGCCACCTCGCTGGGCCGCACCCAGCGCATCGAGGCTCCGCAAACCGGTACACAGCGCGAGACCGCCGTCCGGCGGCGCCGGGTTCTTCCCCTGGTCGAGGTGCGTGTGCCCTTCACCGTCGACCGCGCCGAACTGGAGAACGCCGAGCGCGGCGCGGACGACCTCGAACTCGACGACCTGGACCAGGCGGCCGCGCAGGTGGGCCTCATCGAGAACCGGGCGGTGTTCCACGGCTGGCCGGCGGCCGAGATCGGCGGAATCGTCGACGCCAGCCCGTATGACCACCTGAGCCTGGGCACCGACCCCGAGCGGTACCCGCACCTCGTGGCGAACGCGGTGAACACGTTGCGCTGCAACGGAATCGGCGGACCGTATGCGCTGGCGATCAACCCGGACGGGTACACCGCCATCGTGGAGAGCACCGAACACGGCGGCCTGCTCGTGCTGGACCACCTCCGCCGCGCGCTCGGCGGCGGCCGGGTCAAACGCACCCCGGGCATCGCCGGCGCGGTGGTGCTCAGCCTCGCCGGCGGCGACTTCGTCGTGGAACTCGGCCAGGACCTCTCGGTCGGCTACAGCCACCACGACGCCGAGACGCTCACCCTCTACCTGGAGGAGAGCTTCAGCTTCCGGGTGACCGAACCGGACGCGGCGATCGTGCTGGACTGACCGGGCCGGACCGGCTCAGTCGGCGACGCCCTTGCTCTGGTCGATGTAGGTCTGGCGTTCGGGCACGATCCGGAGGATCACCCGTTCGGACTTGATCTGCGCGGGCGGGTAGTCGTCGCCGGTGTACTTGCGGGCGAGCTCGTCCACCTGGTGGCGGGCTCGGTCGCCGCGTTCGGTGCTGCTGACCCGGCCGCGTACCTCGGCGTAGCGGTAGGGGTCCTCCTCGTCCCGGATGAGCACGGTGATGCGCGGATCGCGTTCGACGTTGAGGTACTTCGCCCGGTGTGTCTCGGTGTTGAGCACCAGCTGCCCGGCCTCGCTGTGCACCCAGATCATCTGGGTCTGCAACCGGCCGCTGGGCAGCACCGTGGTCACCGCGGCGAAGTTCTTCCCGTTCGCCAGCTGCTCGGTCTCGGGCATCAACGTCGGTCCATCTGCGGTTCGTGCGGGCACGGCGGCTCCTCTCTCGCGGTTTTCCCCGGGTCTACCCCCTCGACGGCGCCTGACACCCCGGTAGGGGGTGACGGTTCCGGCGAAGCCGGGCCGGGTAACCGGGCGATATGACTCGAAGTTGCGGAAAGGTGCAGGTGACCCCCCGGGTGCGGCTCGAGGACGCCGACGATCTCGCCGAGCACTACACCC carries:
- a CDS encoding NAD(P)/FAD-dependent oxidoreductase, which produces MGEDRMDGGPRSAIVVGAGIVGLSTAWFLQERGVRVTVVDREGIAAGSSWGNAGWLSPGLAIPLNEPAVLRYGLRTLLDRDAPLHVPATPDPRLWSFLSRFAAHCTTRSWTRAVRANLPLNQECLEAFEVLTANGVDAPTIDAPITAMFENSAQAGALVAELRRLADAGQEVSWTPLTGADLRAQVPQATDRITAGIRLDGQRYVDPGRFVESLARAVVSRGGTIRHRFEVAAIRRHQHAYTVQSASGRTLSANAVVLATGAWLGELARKWGVRVPVRAGRGYSFTVPTEHPVRGPVYLPGIRVACTPYQGNLRVAGTMEFRRPGDPLYQERVDAIIASARPLLSGVHWERRTGTWVGSRPVSADGRPVIGETAAPGMYVAGGHGMWGFTHGAVTGRLLAEQITTGKQPESLRPFDPAR
- a CDS encoding GreA/GreB family elongation factor; the protein is MTTTPSRPWLTPDAHARLAAELAALQQTPGPDGDSGEPDRLVHDQHRRARIRELQSLLRDAVVGQAPPDDGVAEPGMVLTVRYDDGATETFLLGTRDDNSPDGLDVYSPDSPLGHALSGAKPGEHREYQVPSGALVRVTLTGAHPYGYHRRS
- a CDS encoding hemerythrin domain-containing protein; translated protein: MTDITSLILDDHDRFRRAFAELDDLASPDELAQAWEPLAALLDLHAAAEEAVFYPELIQRGTDAEDETLDAVGDHNDIRDAVAEARRHPAGSPPWHAAVRQARTANSEHMAEEEDDALADFRRHADPGLREELGRKFLAFKAEHEDGRGIDTGDVDPERYVAEHEQQTGKDTPEDVSLGIGGLKEQ
- a CDS encoding family 1 encapsulin nanocompartment shell protein — its product is MNHLMRELAPIPAEGWRQIDDEARERLATHLAARKMVDVEGPHGWTYSATSLGRTQRIEAPQTGTQRETAVRRRRVLPLVEVRVPFTVDRAELENAERGADDLELDDLDQAAAQVGLIENRAVFHGWPAAEIGGIVDASPYDHLSLGTDPERYPHLVANAVNTLRCNGIGGPYALAINPDGYTAIVESTEHGGLLVLDHLRRALGGGRVKRTPGIAGAVVLSLAGGDFVVELGQDLSVGYSHHDAETLTLYLEESFSFRVTEPDAAIVLD
- a CDS encoding PPOX class F420-dependent oxidoreductase, coding for MPARTADGPTLMPETEQLANGKNFAAVTTVLPSGRLQTQMIWVHSEAGQLVLNTETHRAKYLNVERDPRITVLIRDEEDPYRYAEVRGRVSSTERGDRARHQVDELARKYTGDDYPPAQIKSERVILRIVPERQTYIDQSKGVAD